Proteins encoded together in one Bacteroides zoogleoformans window:
- the rsmI gene encoding 16S rRNA (cytidine(1402)-2'-O)-methyltransferase has protein sequence MGKLYVVPTPVGNLEDMTFRAIRILKEVDLVLAEDTRTSGILLKHFEIKNAMQSHHKFNEHKTVEHVVERIKGGATVALISDAGTPGISDPGFLVVRECVRNGIEVQCLPGATAFVPALVASGLPNEKFCFEGFLPQKKGRTTRLKALAEERRTMVFYESPYRLVKTLTQLAEHFGAERPASVSREISKVHEETKRGTLTELIEHFTLNEPRGEIVIIVAGIDD, from the coding sequence ATGGGAAAACTTTATGTAGTGCCTACGCCGGTTGGCAATTTGGAAGACATGACTTTTCGTGCCATTCGGATTTTGAAGGAGGTCGACTTGGTGCTTGCCGAGGATACGCGTACCTCAGGGATATTGCTGAAGCATTTTGAGATAAAGAATGCCATGCAGTCTCATCATAAGTTCAATGAGCATAAAACGGTGGAGCATGTGGTGGAAAGAATAAAGGGAGGGGCAACGGTAGCCTTGATTTCGGATGCCGGTACTCCCGGAATATCCGATCCGGGCTTCTTGGTCGTACGAGAATGCGTTCGCAACGGTATCGAAGTGCAATGCTTGCCGGGTGCAACGGCTTTTGTCCCGGCTTTGGTCGCTTCGGGCTTGCCGAATGAGAAGTTCTGTTTTGAAGGCTTTTTGCCGCAAAAGAAAGGGCGTACGACGCGCTTGAAGGCATTGGCGGAAGAGCGCCGCACCATGGTTTTTTATGAGTCGCCGTACAGGTTGGTGAAGACATTGACGCAGTTGGCCGAGCATTTTGGTGCCGAACGCCCGGCATCCGTTTCGCGCGAAATCTCCAAGGTACACGAGGAGACCAAGCGTGGCACTCTTACGGAATTGATAGAACATTTCACCCTTAATGAACCACGCGGTGAAATTGTGATTATAGTGGCAGGAATAGACGATTAA
- a CDS encoding thymidine kinase, with protein MVVFSEDHIQETRRRGRIEVICGSMFSGKTEELIRRLKRAKFAKQRVEIFKPAIDTRYSEADVVSHDSHSISSTPIDSSASILLFTSEIDVVGIDEAQFFDAGLIDVCNQLANNGIRVIVAGLDMDFRGVPFGPMPGLCAIADEVSKVHAICVKCGRLASFSHRTVKNDKQVLLGETAEYEPLCRECYLRAIRTDRLAPHE; from the coding sequence ATGGTAGTATTCTCAGAAGACCACATACAAGAGACCAGACGCAGAGGAAGAATCGAAGTCATTTGCGGTTCGATGTTCTCCGGCAAAACGGAAGAATTGATACGACGCCTCAAAAGGGCCAAGTTTGCCAAACAGCGTGTAGAGATATTCAAACCGGCCATAGACACTCGCTATTCCGAGGCCGATGTTGTGTCTCACGACAGTCATTCCATCTCCTCTACTCCCATAGATTCATCGGCAAGTATTTTATTGTTCACGTCAGAAATTGATGTGGTCGGCATTGATGAGGCCCAATTTTTCGATGCCGGATTGATTGATGTATGCAATCAGCTTGCCAACAACGGCATACGTGTCATTGTTGCCGGATTGGATATGGATTTTCGCGGTGTGCCGTTCGGCCCGATGCCGGGATTGTGTGCCATTGCCGACGAAGTGTCCAAGGTGCATGCCATCTGTGTAAAATGCGGCCGGTTAGCCTCTTTCTCGCACCGCACAGTGAAAAACGACAAGCAAGTATTGCTCGGCGAAACGGCCGAATACGAGCCCTTGTGCCGCGAATGTTACCTGCGAGCTATCCGAACAGACCGGCTGGCGCCTCATGAATAA